The following proteins are co-located in the Leptospira weilii genome:
- a CDS encoding phage baseplate protein — MGIITGRDTIALTDGDTEIEINVSLEMQHSYPAEVTGHPIEKEKGKTSVTDHVIPGQRGISLSAILSNSITIFSFRNVTVDEKLETLIRWQTNGTLVTLLGYTTDGIFTKILSLLPSFFRYVPPDDPDKRYLGRTMDEIPNLLIGDISFSESKDMGDDVSMTLSIFPIQIVEAKTRNLNAVKSMGKQPIKEHTREGNPNPAKTKSIGISLF; from the coding sequence ATGGGAATCATCACGGGAAGAGATACAATCGCTCTAACGGATGGAGATACTGAAATCGAGATCAATGTATCGTTAGAAATGCAACACTCGTATCCTGCCGAAGTGACCGGGCATCCGATTGAAAAAGAGAAAGGAAAAACATCGGTAACGGATCACGTCATTCCGGGTCAAAGAGGAATCTCATTGAGCGCGATTCTTTCCAATTCAATCACAATCTTTTCTTTCCGCAATGTGACCGTGGATGAAAAATTAGAAACACTCATTCGTTGGCAAACGAACGGGACGTTAGTTACGCTTCTCGGTTATACAACCGACGGGATATTCACGAAGATACTGTCTCTGCTTCCATCTTTCTTTCGATACGTTCCGCCCGATGATCCGGACAAACGATACTTAGGTAGAACTATGGACGAAATTCCAAACCTGTTGATCGGAGACATTAGTTTTTCTGAATCTAAAGATATGGGGGATGATGTTAGTATGACCCTATCCATTTTCCCGATTCAGATTGTAGAGGCTAAAACCAGGAATCTGAACGCCGTAAAATCCATGGGTAAACAACCGATCAAAGAACATACCAGAGAGGGCAATCCAAATCCTGCTAAAACTAAAAGTATTGGGATCTCCCTTTTTTAA
- a CDS encoding phage protein: protein MIGNPKLYGRVVSLEILPKTGLGKEFTYPPFDIEFESDLDKLNITKVLIYNANDDTMQMVGAKSKGAGFLYPTAMLSAGYKDENGLVISGEVILPRMRQEGPNKILEFTISANAGSWNSFYIMKTYNKLPAQTVILDILTQGNIKPGSITLGEDNVINFSATKSLGECIKSFCELTKSQYWMQDGLLHISPLDPPSKPSTIFLDNSSGLIGVPEKNQKTWKITSLFRHKFKLNQVIAVKGGNLDGECRIVKGKHRFSTFQTSNYTELEVLPL from the coding sequence ATGATCGGAAATCCAAAACTTTACGGTCGTGTTGTTTCTTTGGAAATTCTTCCAAAGACAGGACTTGGAAAAGAGTTTACCTATCCTCCGTTTGACATTGAATTCGAGTCTGATTTAGATAAGTTGAATATAACAAAAGTTTTAATCTATAACGCCAATGATGATACGATGCAAATGGTCGGCGCAAAATCAAAAGGTGCAGGATTCCTATATCCCACTGCAATGTTAAGCGCCGGATACAAAGACGAGAACGGACTTGTTATAAGCGGCGAAGTGATTCTTCCTAGAATGAGACAAGAAGGACCAAATAAGATTTTAGAATTCACTATCTCGGCAAACGCCGGCTCCTGGAACAGTTTCTATATCATGAAAACGTATAACAAGCTTCCCGCACAAACCGTAATCCTCGATATTTTGACTCAAGGCAACATCAAACCGGGATCTATAACATTAGGAGAAGATAACGTCATCAATTTCAGCGCAACAAAGTCTTTGGGAGAATGTATCAAAAGTTTCTGTGAGCTAACAAAATCTCAATACTGGATGCAGGATGGCCTTTTACACATTTCCCCGCTCGATCCTCCCAGTAAACCGAGCACAATTTTCCTAGACAACTCCTCCGGGCTGATCGGAGTTCCCGAAAAAAATCAAAAAACCTGGAAGATTACGAGCCTATTTCGCCACAAGTTTAAATTGAATCAGGTAATTGCAGTCAAAGGTGGAAATCTGGACGGAGAATGTAGAATCGTAAAGGGCAAACATCGCTTCTCTACATTCCAAACTTCGAATTATACAGAGTTAGAGGTTCTTCCTTTATGA
- a CDS encoding structural cement protein Gp24 — MKFNTLLRFLFLLFATVYGVTLFDVGPVEFVKVYFPFGGTALLSLMGASVPDAGLYNEKPGLYGTASRDSNDERKRGSVVSVGRLPFGSAIMLVAGGEGVSVMSADPIQDSKDIGVGNSGIRVTTRSPNIWAAIAIVNPGTNNATLSMAVTGQGTQDNPYRITINAATNGSAAIASIASQIKSALEADTTINGIISVELLGDGSGVMSAIAMTSLTKIVSDLRFDGVTSYSTAAGDLKKLSYEDGQLCTFVEKGYVWVPCEEVTTEFDPVRVRVVSEGDILAGSFRTTAIPGKTAVITGVKFASKQEIGIAELNLASGFYTITLDN; from the coding sequence ATGAAATTCAATACTTTGTTACGTTTTTTATTTCTACTTTTCGCTACAGTCTACGGAGTCACGCTTTTTGATGTGGGGCCTGTTGAATTCGTAAAGGTGTATTTCCCGTTTGGCGGGACTGCGTTACTCTCTCTTATGGGCGCATCCGTTCCCGACGCGGGATTGTATAACGAAAAGCCCGGACTTTACGGAACTGCATCCAGAGATTCAAACGACGAACGTAAGCGCGGTAGTGTTGTGTCTGTTGGTAGGTTGCCCTTTGGTTCCGCTATTATGCTCGTTGCCGGTGGCGAAGGGGTTTCGGTTATGAGTGCAGACCCAATTCAAGACAGCAAAGACATTGGCGTAGGAAATTCGGGAATCAGGGTAACGACTCGTTCGCCGAACATTTGGGCTGCTATTGCGATCGTAAATCCAGGGACCAATAACGCTACATTAAGTATGGCTGTTACGGGTCAAGGGACACAAGATAATCCCTACCGAATTACAATCAATGCGGCAACGAACGGTTCGGCTGCGATTGCATCGATAGCTTCACAAATCAAGTCGGCACTGGAAGCAGATACTACAATCAACGGAATTATCTCTGTTGAACTACTGGGTGACGGCTCTGGTGTAATGTCGGCTATTGCAATGACCTCACTGACAAAGATTGTTTCTGATTTGCGATTTGATGGCGTAACATCCTATTCCACTGCGGCGGGGGATCTGAAAAAACTTTCCTACGAAGATGGCCAACTCTGCACATTCGTTGAGAAAGGATATGTCTGGGTTCCTTGTGAAGAGGTAACAACGGAATTTGATCCGGTTCGAGTTCGTGTCGTGAGCGAAGGTGATATCCTCGCCGGTTCCTTTAGAACGACTGCGATTCCTGGTAAAACCGCCGTTATCACTGGGGTTAAGTTTGCCTCTAAGCAAGAGATTGGAATCGCAGAACTCAATCTGGCGTCCGGTTTTTACACGATCACATTGGATAATTAA
- a CDS encoding LIC12611 family phage tail protein, with amino-acid sequence MAVRELNIALKTNRGDTTDALKEVQEELNSVKTQFADLGGSLDLFTDEQTAAFKEFGESIGDSIAGKADPAISELAKKFKTTESNIEQLISKSREDLKLESELVATAKAAGLTDKELEKLNQEMSDTANSAGSLSGMLKQVAAIGIAFAVGSFATASIDAAAALERQNGILQTLSGSQYPKLQSAITQTIQDSKGLASEGGLSQVANDAIKAGMSVDFISKNLSGLSQVAEVTGTDLSASMNEAYQAIQTGSDDFLKKNGELFSSYTKEFNQINNSAMTEASKRLAREKLISTALRENSALQDAYGSHLKSASAIFQAYNQRMGDLKEIFGKVLLEGMKPFLATFVSILEYFTVGEDALNRVKGGLVIFGSVFTGVLVAIAAKMVVAASATAGGMIPALYGMAVAGWAAIAPWIPFIALGAAVAATIAAIVLIVDDLLVWMDGGESIIGDFLGPFKDFDIKKLFGQAFDYLINLAKKYGKLIVGTLFPVSSIFAAFDEIVEWFKSLPKIIEDLFKDIGPKIKEAFSGILPSGIFNFGTPGKADNVTKVHDAIITKTGKVIHTDPDDNLVAVKDLGSLGRSKSSGGISVNIANVTLGAGSPQENASIFAKYLEKELEKIAIKLGLSAGLSPEVM; translated from the coding sequence ATGGCAGTGAGAGAACTAAACATCGCTCTTAAAACAAATCGAGGCGACACAACCGATGCGTTGAAGGAAGTTCAAGAAGAACTTAACTCCGTAAAAACTCAGTTTGCCGACTTGGGTGGTTCTCTTGATTTATTTACTGATGAGCAGACGGCTGCTTTCAAAGAGTTTGGGGAATCGATCGGAGATAGTATTGCTGGGAAAGCCGATCCCGCAATTTCAGAACTCGCAAAGAAGTTTAAAACTACAGAATCAAACATAGAACAATTGATTTCAAAATCTCGTGAAGATCTGAAACTTGAGTCAGAGTTAGTGGCCACCGCAAAGGCCGCAGGACTCACAGACAAAGAACTCGAAAAGCTCAATCAGGAAATGTCTGATACGGCGAATAGTGCGGGTTCCCTCTCCGGAATGCTCAAACAAGTTGCGGCTATTGGAATTGCTTTCGCGGTGGGATCCTTCGCAACCGCGTCCATTGACGCGGCTGCCGCATTAGAAAGACAGAATGGAATTCTGCAAACTCTTTCGGGTTCTCAGTATCCAAAACTACAATCTGCGATCACACAAACAATTCAAGATTCGAAAGGACTTGCTTCGGAAGGAGGACTCTCCCAAGTTGCGAACGATGCGATCAAAGCGGGTATGTCGGTTGACTTCATTTCCAAAAATCTCTCAGGACTCTCCCAAGTTGCGGAAGTGACAGGAACGGACCTGTCCGCCTCGATGAACGAAGCGTATCAAGCGATACAAACCGGGTCCGACGATTTTCTAAAAAAGAACGGAGAACTCTTCTCTTCCTATACAAAAGAATTCAATCAAATCAATAACTCTGCAATGACGGAAGCCTCCAAGCGTCTTGCAAGAGAAAAGCTGATTTCCACAGCACTCAGAGAAAACTCTGCACTACAGGATGCGTATGGCTCGCATTTAAAATCTGCGTCTGCAATCTTTCAAGCCTACAATCAAAGGATGGGGGATTTGAAAGAGATCTTTGGAAAAGTCCTTCTCGAAGGCATGAAGCCGTTTCTTGCTACATTCGTGAGTATATTAGAATATTTTACTGTTGGAGAGGATGCGCTCAATCGAGTGAAAGGCGGTCTCGTCATCTTCGGCTCCGTATTCACGGGCGTCTTGGTAGCCATTGCCGCGAAAATGGTTGTAGCTGCCTCCGCAACCGCTGGAGGAATGATTCCCGCTCTTTATGGAATGGCAGTAGCCGGATGGGCGGCAATCGCTCCGTGGATTCCTTTCATTGCGTTAGGCGCGGCTGTTGCCGCAACGATTGCCGCAATCGTTTTGATAGTGGACGATCTCCTTGTTTGGATGGACGGAGGCGAATCAATTATCGGGGATTTCCTCGGTCCATTCAAAGATTTTGATATTAAAAAACTATTTGGACAAGCCTTCGACTATCTGATCAATCTCGCCAAAAAATATGGAAAGCTTATAGTTGGGACTCTCTTTCCTGTTTCTTCAATTTTTGCCGCTTTCGATGAAATCGTAGAATGGTTTAAATCACTTCCTAAGATCATAGAAGATCTATTTAAAGACATAGGCCCAAAGATCAAAGAGGCTTTTTCAGGGATCTTGCCTTCCGGTATTTTCAATTTTGGAACACCTGGAAAGGCGGATAACGTTACAAAAGTTCACGATGCCATCATCACAAAAACCGGCAAGGTAATCCACACAGATCCGGACGACAACTTGGTTGCTGTAAAGGACTTAGGATCACTCGGAAGGTCAAAATCTTCCGGAGGCATCTCAGTCAATATCGCAAATGTTACATTAGGAGCTGGATCTCCTCAGGAGAACGCGTCCATTTTTGCGAAGTATTTGGAAAAAGAATTAGAAAAAATAGCGATTAAGCTCGGCCTTTCTGCTGGGCTTTCTCCGGAGGTAATGTAA
- a CDS encoding DUF2634 domain-containing protein: MKGLKIENRDIVRAGGKPVVIEGLEYYSQRIRHSIRLSLAESVYEPLNGMDWNTIFSTKISRERILLEVRKVLQKDTETVSVDSIEIIEDSGTDRKLNIRFSALTIYGFVTEEV, from the coding sequence ATGAAAGGGTTGAAAATTGAGAATCGAGACATCGTTCGCGCAGGCGGAAAGCCGGTCGTAATCGAAGGTTTGGAATATTACTCTCAAAGAATCAGACATTCGATTCGTCTTTCGCTGGCAGAATCCGTCTACGAACCTTTGAACGGAATGGATTGGAATACGATATTTTCAACTAAGATTTCGAGAGAACGAATCCTGCTTGAAGTTCGCAAAGTTTTACAAAAGGACACCGAGACCGTTTCTGTGGATAGCATTGAGATAATCGAAGATTCCGGGACTGATCGTAAATTGAATATTCGATTTTCTGCACTCACGATTTACGGCTTTGTTACGGAGGAAGTGTGA
- a CDS encoding DUF3383 family protein, whose amino-acid sequence MSAQTISKIDPIQINIFLRNTPVSQMGFGLPMILGIKAPIYFLQILSGSAGLIWKSATPGVVFIQVKYVVAGNNTALSVVRSGTGAENDPYVITVNVATNGTGVATSAAHQIKLAAEAVSNIAGVTKIVDVIEVANAGSGVVSAFTQTALGYERYMEITSADDLLELGFLSTDKEYIQATKIFRQTPRPKTVAVYLLTAWANAAAEIAALRNTGKDAWFKTIATTHIKSEICALGDYLASIEKMYFACTDDLTTLVGRNSIWEYITLHKNPDSFPEAAWVGNTAPRRVGSYNYAYLPLDGVENSGYTDSQTSSILSDKGNLIVDFGKAQIPFPGVSTGNVFADVVENRVWLKARLKENITSLFLNSDVVPYTIQGIQMIEARMREVFVQAGRQGIIAPVETDADKARSDLGDYQYKINLPETIDEIPTNDRNNRVLPNVVFSCRLRGAINEVDIDGELT is encoded by the coding sequence ATGAGCGCACAAACTATTTCGAAAATCGATCCGATCCAGATCAATATTTTCTTGCGAAACACTCCGGTCTCTCAAATGGGATTCGGATTGCCAATGATCTTAGGGATCAAAGCGCCGATCTATTTCTTACAAATCCTGAGCGGTTCCGCCGGACTTATCTGGAAATCCGCGACGCCCGGCGTTGTGTTCATTCAAGTGAAATACGTCGTCGCCGGAAATAATACGGCTCTGAGTGTCGTTCGTTCCGGAACCGGAGCCGAGAACGATCCGTATGTGATTACGGTCAACGTAGCAACAAACGGAACTGGAGTCGCGACTTCCGCCGCTCATCAAATCAAACTCGCAGCGGAGGCGGTTTCGAATATCGCAGGCGTGACTAAAATTGTGGACGTCATCGAAGTTGCAAACGCGGGAAGCGGTGTCGTTTCTGCATTTACTCAAACCGCGTTGGGTTATGAGAGATACATGGAAATTACTTCCGCAGACGATCTTTTGGAACTTGGATTCCTATCAACGGATAAAGAATACATCCAAGCGACGAAGATTTTCCGGCAAACTCCGAGACCGAAAACAGTTGCGGTCTATTTACTCACAGCATGGGCGAACGCGGCGGCTGAAATTGCGGCACTCAGGAACACCGGAAAAGACGCTTGGTTTAAGACGATCGCAACCACACACATTAAGAGTGAAATATGTGCGTTAGGCGACTATCTCGCTTCGATCGAGAAAATGTATTTTGCCTGCACCGACGATCTGACCACACTCGTCGGAAGAAATTCAATCTGGGAATATATCACACTTCACAAAAATCCGGACTCGTTTCCGGAAGCGGCCTGGGTTGGAAATACCGCGCCTCGAAGAGTGGGATCGTATAACTACGCTTACTTACCGTTGGATGGAGTAGAAAATTCTGGTTATACAGACTCACAAACGTCCTCAATCCTTTCCGACAAGGGAAACCTGATCGTAGACTTCGGCAAAGCACAAATCCCGTTCCCTGGAGTTTCAACGGGGAACGTTTTTGCGGACGTCGTTGAAAATCGAGTTTGGCTAAAGGCTCGATTGAAAGAAAACATCACGAGTCTTTTCCTGAACTCCGACGTGGTTCCCTATACAATCCAAGGAATACAAATGATTGAGGCACGTATGCGCGAAGTGTTCGTTCAAGCCGGTCGTCAGGGAATCATTGCGCCGGTTGAAACGGATGCGGACAAAGCTCGTTCCGATCTCGGAGACTATCAATACAAAATCAACTTACCGGAAACGATCGATGAGATCCCGACAAACGATCGGAACAATCGTGTTTTGCCTAACGTCGTTTTTTCGTGTCGTTTGAGAGGGGCAATCAACGAAGTCGACATCGACGGTGAACTTACCTAA
- a CDS encoding major capsid family protein: MAETIFRKEDSEHIKKELLTPRKNELVARNIFDVNSDTPTYSHSYSAESVEDTGSARIRESGSDADGLPLVGEKATKETDNLLVIESGFRITQDDLDAAEARRQSGKGSEYPVSEKRLNGTRRYIAEKENRVIFHGWSLSGKKIKNGLFNWPGINEGQISEVGNGKTGISKRLWKYKTPEQILADIVDAKAELEGSGKFSAAGILIDDEDYLRLLMPVSSSSNVTTLQWLLQNKELFFPRGFIRTKDLSYNILNKKIGNDSVGGFCVFDDASDVAEIIIARDLEVVEETFNAFDGQMRVRAFEKVGGIHVYQSKGIVMRYGTHTVKTV, from the coding sequence ATGGCTGAGACAATTTTTAGAAAAGAAGACTCGGAACACATTAAGAAAGAGCTATTAACTCCGAGAAAAAACGAACTTGTAGCAAGAAATATTTTTGATGTGAATTCGGATACGCCGACCTACTCACATTCCTATTCGGCTGAAAGCGTAGAGGATACAGGTTCCGCAAGGATCAGAGAATCCGGTTCGGATGCGGACGGTTTGCCCTTAGTTGGCGAAAAAGCCACAAAAGAAACTGACAATTTGTTGGTTATCGAGTCGGGTTTTCGGATCACGCAGGACGATTTGGATGCGGCGGAAGCGCGCAGGCAATCTGGCAAAGGTAGCGAATATCCAGTGTCCGAAAAGAGACTGAACGGAACCAGACGTTATATTGCCGAGAAGGAAAATCGGGTTATTTTTCACGGATGGAGTCTGTCTGGTAAGAAAATCAAAAACGGCCTGTTTAATTGGCCTGGGATCAACGAAGGTCAGATTTCTGAAGTAGGAAATGGTAAAACTGGAATTTCGAAACGACTCTGGAAATATAAGACACCCGAACAGATCCTTGCGGACATCGTTGATGCTAAGGCGGAGTTGGAAGGGAGCGGTAAATTCTCGGCAGCAGGAATCCTGATCGATGACGAAGACTACCTTCGTCTGCTCATGCCTGTTTCCAGTAGCTCGAACGTGACAACACTTCAGTGGCTTCTGCAGAATAAAGAACTCTTTTTCCCTCGCGGATTTATTCGAACGAAGGATTTGTCTTACAACATCCTGAACAAAAAAATCGGAAACGATTCCGTCGGTGGATTTTGCGTTTTCGACGATGCTTCCGACGTTGCCGAGATCATCATCGCAAGGGACTTGGAAGTTGTAGAAGAAACGTTTAATGCTTTCGACGGGCAAATGAGAGTAAGGGCTTTTGAAAAGGTCGGTGGAATTCACGTTTACCAATCCAAAGGGATCGTGATGCGTTACGGAACTCATACGGTTAAAACCGTATAA
- a CDS encoding DUF2213 domain-containing protein has translation MKPEKGIRYDSATIELEGLTEDETVLRCPLVLARAGVFQYVYPDGRIVREAKLPEELFSPETLASIPGRPICDGHPPISDNDGLITDKNYSKYAKGSLGDSVEVKDGAIWVKETIWDAELKDSLKRGEKLQVSPGFRSRLDWTPGVFEGQGYDVVQREIRFNHSAHTGKGRGGESVRAYLDHADIPDNVNIAVIKTDSSQGEIMKDEEVKGSKIAQEVKGFLKRLGVRLDASEDPNQDPKQTTTTPDDKKTQAPSQETDKTKDDLIKSLTTQVATLTEALAEMKKLLAAAVAPATQDAIARDRIKLVETVKSIKADAKTDGLSERELKILVINEAFPPAEGVRLDSMEDPALNLRYESAVELAREKALVRGGGNGQGEKQNGTPKQDSDDLKTIQDARLKMNKRGDQ, from the coding sequence GTGAAACCGGAAAAAGGAATTCGTTACGATTCTGCAACCATCGAGCTGGAAGGACTGACAGAGGATGAAACCGTTCTGCGGTGCCCTCTTGTCCTCGCTCGTGCCGGTGTATTCCAATACGTTTACCCTGATGGAAGAATTGTTCGAGAAGCAAAACTACCGGAAGAGTTATTCTCTCCGGAAACTCTCGCGTCTATACCGGGGCGACCCATTTGCGACGGTCATCCTCCTATTTCGGATAACGATGGGCTAATCACAGACAAGAACTATTCGAAGTATGCGAAAGGTTCCCTCGGTGATTCCGTTGAGGTGAAGGATGGTGCAATTTGGGTTAAGGAAACGATTTGGGACGCAGAATTAAAAGACTCTTTGAAACGAGGTGAGAAGCTTCAGGTATCCCCTGGGTTTCGCTCCCGTCTGGATTGGACACCGGGCGTTTTTGAAGGTCAAGGATACGATGTTGTTCAGAGAGAGATTCGATTCAATCACTCTGCTCATACTGGGAAAGGTCGAGGCGGTGAATCCGTTCGCGCCTACCTGGATCACGCTGACATTCCGGATAATGTAAATATCGCCGTTATCAAAACGGATTCTTCCCAAGGAGAAATTATGAAAGATGAAGAAGTAAAAGGCTCTAAAATTGCTCAAGAAGTAAAGGGCTTTTTAAAGCGGCTCGGAGTTCGCTTGGATGCAAGCGAAGATCCGAATCAAGACCCAAAACAAACAACCACAACACCGGACGATAAGAAAACTCAAGCGCCGTCCCAAGAAACAGATAAGACAAAAGACGATCTTATCAAATCCCTAACTACGCAAGTCGCTACGTTAACGGAAGCCCTTGCGGAAATGAAAAAGCTTCTCGCCGCCGCCGTCGCCCCCGCAACTCAGGACGCGATCGCTCGCGATCGGATCAAGTTAGTCGAAACCGTGAAGTCGATCAAGGCGGATGCAAAGACCGACGGTCTTTCCGAAAGAGAGTTGAAAATTCTCGTAATCAACGAGGCTTTCCCTCCTGCGGAAGGAGTTCGTTTGGATTCGATGGAGGACCCAGCGTTAAATCTACGGTATGAGTCTGCGGTCGAGCTCGCACGGGAAAAGGCCTTGGTTCGAGGCGGTGGAAACGGCCAAGGAGAAAAGCAAAACGGAACACCTAAGCAGGACTCTGATGATCTGAAAACGATTCAGGATGCACGGCTGAAGATGAACAAAAGAGGAGATCAGTAA
- a CDS encoding phage structural protein: MNGIWDPKKLNVNCNGREVSGMSQADGFFKIEPVTKEYILSQVGIKGDWNISEVYDGRAKLTIVLMGDSPENESFFAMGEGRLPCVFTMKDKSDGGMLGFSAQGRVWERPTIERGKEYKDRTWVFLLPDYKGVLTA; the protein is encoded by the coding sequence ATGAATGGAATTTGGGACCCAAAGAAACTAAACGTAAACTGTAACGGGCGTGAAGTTTCCGGAATGAGCCAAGCGGACGGCTTCTTTAAAATCGAACCCGTCACCAAAGAATACATCCTGTCGCAAGTCGGCATCAAAGGTGATTGGAATATCTCGGAAGTATATGACGGAAGAGCCAAACTCACAATCGTTCTTATGGGAGATTCCCCTGAAAACGAATCCTTTTTCGCAATGGGAGAAGGACGGCTTCCGTGTGTATTCACGATGAAAGATAAAAGCGACGGTGGAATGTTAGGCTTTTCCGCACAGGGTAGAGTCTGGGAAAGGCCCACGATCGAGCGCGGTAAAGAATACAAGGATCGGACGTGGGTTTTTCTTCTTCCGGATTATAAAGGAGTTTTAACAGCATGA
- a CDS encoding LIC_12613 family protein, with translation MNNENIIVRNNRDQASGKTEHQKADSKLERIPTEPILVDIDDDARVATIQFVDGRNYKLQHPGNRKALRWRQEAISLTEGLNQDKLLDKFFKFSVKPVGHSFEPTLDNIEPNHVEVWLRIANRFLKWELE, from the coding sequence ATGAACAACGAAAATATCATAGTGAGAAATAACCGGGATCAAGCGTCTGGAAAAACGGAACATCAAAAAGCCGATTCTAAATTGGAACGGATTCCGACCGAACCGATCCTTGTAGACATTGATGACGATGCGCGTGTCGCAACAATCCAATTCGTGGATGGAAGAAACTACAAACTCCAACATCCGGGGAACCGCAAAGCTCTGCGTTGGAGACAGGAAGCGATTTCATTAACGGAAGGATTGAACCAAGACAAACTATTAGACAAGTTCTTCAAGTTCAGCGTTAAACCTGTCGGCCACTCGTTTGAACCTACATTAGACAACATAGAACCGAATCATGTGGAGGTATGGCTAAGAATAGCCAATCGATTTCTTAAGTGGGAGTTGGAATAA
- a CDS encoding phage neck terminator protein: protein MRFEDIRSVIDKLEEFLRTDYPTLKIELSDQDIEKPDYPFGSYKILVLNQDPTKSASSWIEATGPEDFKQIFRKNQHASISISFLHNSSIATCFDLCERAMDWFDSVNGLAECETFGITPQLVSGDVQDRTTVLESTQYEYKAGFDVLFKSRKFNETQGKTTATAPSVEFQEEA, encoded by the coding sequence ATGAGATTTGAAGATATTAGGTCCGTGATAGATAAACTCGAAGAGTTTTTGAGAACGGATTATCCAACTTTAAAAATCGAGCTTTCGGATCAAGACATAGAGAAACCAGATTATCCATTCGGTTCCTATAAGATTCTCGTGCTGAACCAAGATCCGACAAAGTCCGCATCTTCGTGGATAGAAGCAACCGGCCCGGAAGACTTCAAACAGATCTTTCGGAAAAATCAACACGCTTCGATCAGCATTTCATTTTTACACAACTCATCAATCGCAACTTGTTTCGATCTTTGCGAACGAGCAATGGACTGGTTTGATTCCGTCAATGGGTTGGCTGAGTGTGAAACGTTCGGAATTACTCCGCAACTTGTTTCCGGTGATGTTCAAGACCGGACCACCGTTTTAGAATCCACACAATACGAATACAAGGCAGGATTTGATGTTCTATTCAAGTCCAGAAAGTTCAACGAAACACAAGGAAAAACAACTGCGACCGCGCCGTCGGTTGAATTCCAGGAGGAAGCATGA
- a CDS encoding Gp138 family membrane-puncturing spike protein translates to MTLDDVILKAIKKQLANVQVGLPGTIESFNPSMMTANVKLLFKQKDGQGEEIDFPVLSNIRVGTLWAGDFYIKPDYKRGDTVWISFSTHDTSDAVRGLSTPVSESLFDLQSACVVCGFKGELNPPAMTGNLPGLLIGHKQGKSLIQLDDDTIKIRGGLIDLSESSVLGETLSELLKMILDVFINNAALFTTNTVPGSPAGLAPTVVTQLNLRKAEVDQILSRKVKIG, encoded by the coding sequence ATAACTCTTGATGATGTAATCTTAAAAGCGATCAAAAAGCAACTTGCAAACGTTCAGGTCGGTCTTCCCGGAACGATCGAATCGTTCAATCCTTCAATGATGACAGCTAATGTGAAGCTTCTTTTTAAACAGAAAGACGGACAAGGCGAAGAAATTGATTTTCCAGTTCTTTCAAATATTCGAGTCGGGACTCTTTGGGCCGGAGACTTTTACATTAAACCAGATTACAAACGTGGTGATACGGTTTGGATTTCATTCTCGACTCATGATACGTCAGACGCAGTTCGCGGACTAAGCACTCCTGTTTCAGAATCTCTCTTTGATTTACAAAGTGCCTGCGTGGTATGCGGATTCAAAGGTGAACTGAATCCGCCCGCAATGACCGGAAACTTACCGGGTCTTCTTATCGGACACAAACAAGGTAAATCTCTGATTCAGCTCGACGATGACACGATCAAAATTCGAGGCGGCTTAATCGATTTGTCTGAATCATCCGTATTAGGAGAAACTCTATCAGAACTTCTTAAGATGATTTTGGATGTTTTTATAAACAACGCGGCTTTGTTTACAACGAATACAGTTCCCGGCTCGCCGGCGGGCCTCGCGCCGACTGTTGTCACTCAACTCAATTTGAGAAAAGCGGAAGTAGATCAAATCCTGTCAAGAAAGGTAAAGATCGGATGA
- a CDS encoding phage baseplate plug family protein translates to MLSLKYLPFHSETFPIRYEYEIGGKDFEFEFNYNSVGDFITALVRDSEGKILFSTKLVYGIPLNHFVVDGFPNHIKLIPLSIDDFYRDEFVEIPVNRDTLGSTVQIYIIEKTT, encoded by the coding sequence ATGCTTTCACTTAAATACTTACCTTTTCACTCCGAAACGTTTCCGATTCGCTATGAATACGAAATCGGCGGAAAGGATTTCGAGTTTGAATTCAACTACAACTCAGTTGGTGACTTTATCACGGCTCTTGTTAGGGACTCGGAGGGCAAAATTCTATTCTCAACAAAACTTGTCTACGGAATTCCTTTGAACCACTTCGTAGTCGATGGGTTTCCGAATCATATTAAATTAATTCCTCTATCCATCGATGATTTTTACCGAGACGAATTTGTCGAAATTCCTGTAAACAGAGACACACTCGGTTCTACGGTTCAAATCTATATCATCGAGAAAACAACATGA